In one window of Gemmatimonadota bacterium DNA:
- a CDS encoding helix-turn-helix transcriptional regulator: MRKHVLLYGILCGVLIAALRAIEYRWLVVDHSIEIYGGLVAAVFAGLGIWLGLRLTRPGPERVVVREVVVEAPATFVRDERTLEALGLTPRELEVLELIAAGLSNREIADRVHVSENTVKTHLSRVFDKLGARRRTQAVQLGKDLRLIP; encoded by the coding sequence ATGCGCAAGCACGTGCTTCTGTACGGCATCCTGTGCGGGGTGCTGATCGCGGCGCTCCGGGCCATCGAGTACCGCTGGCTGGTCGTGGATCACTCGATCGAGATCTACGGCGGCCTGGTCGCCGCCGTGTTCGCGGGGCTCGGCATCTGGCTCGGGCTGCGGCTCACCCGGCCCGGCCCGGAACGGGTGGTGGTGCGGGAGGTCGTGGTCGAGGCGCCCGCCACCTTTGTCCGGGACGAGCGGACGCTCGAGGCCCTGGGCCTGACCCCGCGGGAACTCGAGGTGCTGGAGCTCATCGCGGCGGGACTCAGCAACCGGGAGATCGCCGACCGGGTGCACGTGAGCGAGAACACCGTGAAGACCCACCTGAGCCGGGTGTTCGACAAGCTGGGGGCCCGGCGCCGGACCCAGGCGGTGCAGCTGGGGAAGGACCTCCGGCTCATCCCCTGA
- a CDS encoding alpha-galactosidase, translating to MPMFRLPVAFTVLALTRGAALAAQAVAEPPAAPATLTAHDSVVTLLYRSDTLFHGFVTASGAPPDFVQLLDSTAGRVTQVLKWTARSGRLEVRGTVGGSAEAFAAEAEPREDGLRVVRHAVGPAVNRLNRAVYDRRADWVLSVDVPAGVEVTPAAGTGDGSAFTLVAAGGEVALRFRPRFYQRHRGLTAYRPWEYRPWTGSVAGWTSWYAYFDRVTARDIAATAEVLGRRLRAYGYQYLQVDDGYQQLPIGRPEHWLEPNAKFPGGLPALQQAIRAQGLTPGLWTNVAFHDREAAQAHPGWFIPDATGAPAWGNWVGYVMDGSAAGAMDTLVTPVYRALRGMGWGYVKLDALRHLRYEGYNSHAATLAARGLDRAAVFRGVVERVRVALGDDVYLLACWGIRPELIGLVDGMRVGDDGFGYGSFAQYNSFNNVVWRNDPDHIELRQPDGYRAATLTTLTGSVLMLTDRPAVYETGRVEAARRTAPVLFTRPGQVYDVDPSRSARLALADVEVSGSGPRAFDADQREVVSLYQLDVARPFEQWTVLARTRDDGAGVPLAELGLPAGRAYHAFEFWTRSYRGVVRDTLAAGPIAAPYGVQVFCLRAGVAHPQLLATNRHVTCGGPDLAHVEWADPSLRGESDLVADDPYEMYLTEPAGFRYAGVTATGARAGSRLRADGVRVVRLTSPAGGRVSWAVRYARR from the coding sequence ATGCCGATGTTCCGCCTGCCCGTCGCCTTCACGGTGCTGGCCCTCACCCGGGGGGCGGCGCTCGCCGCCCAGGCCGTCGCGGAGCCGCCGGCCGCGCCCGCCACCCTCACCGCCCACGACAGCGTCGTCACGCTGCTCTACCGGTCCGACACCCTCTTCCACGGCTTCGTCACGGCCAGCGGAGCACCGCCGGACTTCGTGCAGCTCCTCGACAGCACGGCGGGCCGCGTCACCCAGGTCCTCAAGTGGACGGCGCGATCGGGCCGGCTCGAAGTGCGCGGGACGGTGGGCGGCTCGGCGGAGGCGTTCGCGGCGGAGGCAGAGCCGCGTGAGGATGGGCTCCGGGTGGTGCGGCACGCCGTGGGACCGGCGGTCAACCGGCTCAATCGCGCGGTGTACGACCGGCGCGCGGACTGGGTGCTGTCGGTGGACGTCCCGGCGGGGGTGGAGGTGACGCCGGCTGCCGGAACGGGCGACGGGAGCGCCTTCACCCTCGTGGCGGCGGGCGGCGAGGTGGCGCTCCGCTTCCGGCCGCGGTTCTACCAGCGGCACCGCGGGCTCACCGCGTACCGGCCCTGGGAGTACCGGCCCTGGACGGGATCGGTGGCGGGCTGGACCTCCTGGTATGCCTACTTCGACCGGGTGACCGCGCGGGACATCGCCGCGACCGCCGAGGTGCTCGGCCGACGGCTTCGGGCCTATGGGTACCAGTACCTGCAGGTGGACGACGGGTACCAGCAGCTGCCGATCGGGCGACCGGAGCACTGGCTCGAGCCGAACGCGAAGTTCCCGGGCGGGTTGCCCGCGCTGCAGCAGGCGATCCGGGCCCAGGGGCTCACCCCGGGGCTGTGGACCAACGTCGCGTTCCACGACCGGGAGGCCGCGCAGGCGCATCCCGGGTGGTTCATTCCCGACGCCACGGGGGCGCCGGCCTGGGGGAACTGGGTGGGCTACGTGATGGACGGCAGTGCGGCGGGCGCGATGGATACGCTGGTGACCCCGGTCTACCGGGCCCTGCGGGGGATGGGCTGGGGCTACGTCAAGCTCGACGCGCTCCGTCACCTCCGGTACGAGGGCTACAACAGCCACGCCGCGACGCTGGCGGCGCGGGGGCTCGACCGGGCCGCGGTGTTCCGCGGGGTCGTGGAGCGGGTCCGCGTGGCGCTGGGCGACGACGTCTACCTGCTGGCCTGCTGGGGGATCCGTCCGGAGCTGATCGGCCTGGTGGACGGGATGCGGGTGGGCGACGATGGCTTCGGGTACGGCTCGTTCGCGCAGTACAACTCCTTCAACAACGTGGTCTGGCGCAACGACCCGGACCACATCGAGCTGCGGCAGCCGGACGGGTATCGGGCGGCGACGCTGACGACCCTCACCGGCTCGGTGCTGATGCTGACGGACCGGCCCGCGGTGTACGAAACCGGACGGGTGGAGGCGGCGCGCCGGACGGCCCCGGTGCTGTTCACCAGGCCCGGGCAGGTGTACGACGTGGATCCCTCGCGCTCCGCGCGGCTGGCGCTGGCGGATGTCGAGGTGAGCGGCTCGGGCCCGCGGGCGTTCGACGCCGACCAGCGGGAGGTCGTGTCCCTCTACCAGCTGGACGTGGCGCGGCCCTTCGAACAATGGACGGTGCTGGCGCGCACCCGGGACGACGGGGCCGGCGTGCCGCTCGCGGAGCTCGGGCTCCCGGCCGGGAGGGCGTACCATGCCTTCGAGTTCTGGACGCGGAGCTACCGCGGGGTGGTGCGCGACACCCTGGCCGCGGGTCCCATCGCCGCACCGTACGGGGTGCAGGTCTTCTGCCTGCGGGCGGGGGTGGCGCATCCGCAGCTGCTGGCCACGAACCGCCACGTGACCTGCGGTGGCCCCGACCTGGCGCACGTCGAATGGGCCGACCCATCGCTCCGCGGGGAGAGCGACCTCGTCGCCGACGACCCGTACGAGATGTACCTGACCGAGCCGGCCGGCTTCCGGTACGCGGGGGTGACGGCCACGGGCGCGCGGGCCGGCAGCCGGCTCCGCGCCGATGGGGTGCGGGTCGTGCGCCTCACCAGCCCGGCCGGCGGGCGGGTATCGTGGGCCGTGCGGTATGCCCGGCGCTGA
- a CDS encoding sulfite exporter TauE/SafE family protein, which translates to MQFLAIGGIAGILSGLFGIGGGVVIVPALLLIARMKPETATGTSLAALLLPVGALGAYRYYRSGFLDLPVALKLAAGLFVGAWVGAHLALKLSPRDLQRAFAVFLVFVAGHLWMSAP; encoded by the coding sequence ATGCAATTCCTCGCCATCGGCGGCATCGCCGGCATCCTCTCGGGACTCTTCGGCATCGGGGGCGGGGTGGTGATCGTCCCCGCCCTGCTGCTCATTGCACGGATGAAGCCGGAGACCGCCACCGGCACCTCGCTGGCCGCCCTGCTGCTCCCCGTCGGGGCGCTCGGCGCCTATCGATACTACCGCAGCGGCTTCCTCGACCTTCCGGTGGCGCTCAAGCTGGCGGCGGGGCTCTTCGTGGGCGCGTGGGTGGGCGCGCACCTGGCGCTCAAGCTCTCCCCCCGGGACCTGCAGCGCGCCTTCGCCGTTTTCCTCGTGTTCGTGGCGGGCCACCTCTGGATGTCGGCGCCATGA
- a CDS encoding KOW motif-containing protein gives MQAAAQARIKDGDRCQVVGGTHAGKSGTVRDIHTSKTGAVTITVVQDSGVRFKTLAKNVTVERPGTAR, from the coding sequence ATGCAGGCTGCAGCCCAGGCTCGGATCAAGGACGGAGACCGCTGCCAGGTGGTCGGCGGCACCCATGCCGGCAAGTCCGGCACGGTGCGCGACATCCACACGAGCAAGACTGGCGCCGTCACCATCACCGTCGTGCAGGACAGCGGCGTGCGGTTCAAGACCCTGGCGAAGAACGTCACCGTGGAGCGCCCCGGGACGGCCCGGTAG
- a CDS encoding DUF202 domain-containing protein, with product MTNSPDPRVYFAAERTLLAWLRTGLTIMGFGFVVARFGLFLRLVSLQHLPGEVAGHGVSPVLGAALVMLGALATAYGGVAFSRHSRRLPPHDLPTTGAAVIPLLLTAALVVAGLVLVWVLLR from the coding sequence ATGACCAACTCCCCGGACCCCCGCGTCTATTTCGCCGCCGAGCGGACGCTGCTCGCGTGGCTGCGGACTGGCCTGACGATCATGGGCTTCGGTTTCGTCGTCGCGCGATTCGGGCTGTTCCTGCGACTGGTGAGCCTCCAGCACCTGCCGGGAGAGGTGGCCGGCCACGGCGTCTCACCGGTCCTTGGGGCTGCCCTGGTCATGCTCGGGGCCTTGGCCACTGCCTATGGAGGGGTCGCGTTCTCCCGGCACTCCAGGCGACTCCCCCCCCACGACCTTCCCACGACTGGCGCGGCGGTGATTCCCCTGCTGCTGACGGCCGCGCTTGTTGTGGCAGGTCTGGTCCTGGTCTGGGTGCTGCTCCGCTGA
- a CDS encoding SRPBCC family protein, with the protein MTPGTIQLHRVLRTTPEKVYRAFLEPDALARWLPPHGFLCQVHQLEARVGGSHRASFINFGTGAGHSFGGTYLELVPAQRLVYTDRFDAPGPPGEMTVTVTLRPVLCGTDVSITQAGIPAAIPVEMCYLGWQESLGQLAHLVEPDIKDG; encoded by the coding sequence ATGACTCCCGGCACCATCCAGCTGCATCGCGTGCTCCGCACCACGCCCGAGAAGGTCTACCGGGCCTTCCTCGAACCCGACGCCCTGGCGCGGTGGCTGCCGCCGCACGGCTTCCTGTGCCAGGTGCACCAGCTGGAGGCGCGCGTGGGCGGCAGCCACCGGGCGTCGTTCATCAACTTCGGCACGGGCGCCGGGCATTCGTTCGGCGGGACGTACCTGGAGCTGGTGCCGGCGCAGCGCCTCGTCTACACCGACCGCTTCGACGCGCCCGGGCCGCCGGGCGAGATGACGGTCACGGTCACGCTCCGGCCGGTCCTCTGCGGCACCGACGTGTCGATCACCCAGGCCGGGATCCCGGCGGCGATCCCGGTCGAGATGTGCTACCTGGGGTGGCAGGAGTCACTGGGGCAGCTGGCCCACCTGGTGGAGCCCGACATCAAGGACGGCTGA
- a CDS encoding DoxX family protein — protein MLWILQGVGALLYGASGVMKVFLFDKVSGDVPSFGALPRQAWTALGMLELACVLGLILPAAFRWRPGLTVVAAGVLALESLVFIWVHVRYREVGSIVMSAALGLLMAFLAYGRLVLKPIA, from the coding sequence GTGTTGTGGATCCTGCAGGGCGTCGGCGCGCTGCTGTACGGCGCGTCCGGCGTGATGAAGGTGTTCCTGTTCGACAAGGTGAGCGGGGACGTCCCCTCCTTCGGCGCGTTGCCGCGGCAGGCGTGGACGGCCCTGGGCATGCTCGAGCTGGCCTGCGTGCTGGGGCTCATCCTGCCGGCCGCGTTCCGCTGGCGCCCGGGCCTCACGGTGGTGGCCGCGGGGGTGCTGGCGCTGGAGAGCCTGGTGTTCATCTGGGTGCACGTGCGGTATCGCGAGGTGGGGTCCATCGTCATGAGCGCGGCGCTGGGCCTGCTCATGGCGTTCCTCGCGTACGGGCGGCTGGTGCTCAAGCCGATCGCCTGA
- a CDS encoding creatininase family protein, with translation MATLCLATVLGLAAGGSRPALAQVLRVGDLTTRQIAALDRSRTVVLLQGGMLEEHGPYLPAFTDGILSDRLSDALAAGITRALPGWTVLRFPVISAGSSGSNEIGGRFSFPGTYAVRPSVLRAMFMDLATELGEQGFRWILVVHVHGSPLHIEALDDAGDYFRESTGGTMVNLWGLLPVLAGWGSVLGTLPDSVRSEDGVSLHAGLDEHSMMLYLDSTRVAPDFRQAPTVAGGSYDSAFAVARRPGWPGYLGAPRLASAATGEAIWNGFAGATVRTAVEILRGKDPAGYPRYMSYLRKSPLYLGWIAAAERRDSTLAAGQRTWLERRSAARAAP, from the coding sequence ATGGCCACCCTGTGCCTCGCCACCGTGCTGGGACTCGCCGCCGGCGGGTCGCGGCCGGCACTGGCCCAGGTCCTCCGGGTCGGCGACCTCACCACCCGGCAGATCGCCGCGCTGGATCGCTCCCGGACCGTGGTGCTGCTGCAGGGCGGCATGCTGGAGGAGCACGGCCCCTACCTGCCCGCCTTCACCGACGGGATCCTCAGCGACCGGCTCAGCGACGCCCTCGCGGCCGGCATCACCCGCGCGCTGCCGGGGTGGACGGTGCTGCGGTTCCCGGTGATCTCGGCAGGAAGCAGCGGGTCGAACGAGATCGGCGGGCGGTTCAGCTTTCCCGGGACTTACGCGGTGCGGCCCTCGGTGCTGCGCGCGATGTTCATGGACCTCGCCACCGAACTCGGCGAACAGGGCTTCCGGTGGATCCTGGTGGTGCACGTGCACGGCTCCCCGCTCCACATCGAGGCCCTCGACGACGCCGGCGACTACTTCCGCGAGAGCACCGGCGGGACGATGGTCAACCTCTGGGGCCTGCTGCCGGTGCTTGCCGGCTGGGGGAGCGTGCTCGGCACCCTGCCGGACTCGGTGCGATCGGAGGACGGCGTCTCGCTCCACGCGGGGCTCGACGAGCACAGCATGATGCTCTACCTCGATTCGACGCGCGTGGCGCCGGACTTCCGCCAGGCCCCGACCGTGGCGGGCGGGAGCTACGACTCGGCCTTTGCCGTGGCGCGCCGGCCGGGGTGGCCGGGCTACCTCGGCGCCCCGCGGCTGGCCTCCGCCGCCACCGGCGAGGCGATCTGGAACGGCTTCGCGGGCGCCACGGTGCGGACCGCGGTGGAGATCCTGCGCGGCAAGGACCCCGCCGGCTACCCGCGGTACATGAGCTACCTGCGGAAGAGCCCGCTGTATCTGGGGTGGATCGCCGCGGCGGAGCGCCGGGACAGCACCCTCGCCGCGGGGCAGCGCACGTGGCTCGAACGCCGATCGGCGGCCCGGGCCGCGCCGTGA
- a CDS encoding antibiotic biosynthesis monooxygenase encodes MPAPGTLVHIAYRALPGQAETAHRELSALIATVVATEPDCTGIQLYREAADPTRILLLEQWSSQAAYTGPHMQTPHLRAFIARAPQFLAGPPEISFWDGLDDFRRPA; translated from the coding sequence ATGCCCGCCCCAGGCACCCTGGTCCACATCGCCTATCGTGCCCTGCCGGGGCAGGCGGAGACGGCGCACCGCGAGCTGTCGGCGCTGATCGCCACCGTCGTGGCCACGGAGCCGGACTGCACCGGCATCCAGCTCTACCGGGAGGCCGCCGACCCCACCCGCATCCTCCTGCTGGAGCAGTGGTCGAGCCAGGCGGCGTACACCGGCCCGCACATGCAGACCCCGCACCTGCGGGCGTTCATCGCGCGCGCGCCGCAGTTTCTCGCCGGCCCGCCCGAGATCAGCTTCTGGGACGGCCTCGACGACTTCCGGCGGCCGGCCTGA
- a CDS encoding helix-turn-helix transcriptional regulator, producing MAQVATDQVFHALANPTRRRVLERLSAGPATVSELADRFDMQLPSFVQHLGVLERSRLVRSAKRGRVRTYELVPERFAVVEGWLAARRREWEARLDRFDAYVKQLKDKEAAP from the coding sequence ATGGCGCAGGTCGCCACCGATCAGGTCTTTCACGCCCTGGCCAATCCCACCCGGCGCCGGGTGCTGGAGCGGCTCTCGGCCGGACCCGCCACCGTCAGCGAGCTGGCGGATCGCTTCGACATGCAGCTCCCCTCGTTCGTGCAGCACCTCGGGGTGCTGGAACGCAGCCGGCTGGTGCGATCCGCCAAGCGCGGGCGGGTGCGCACCTACGAACTCGTCCCCGAGCGATTCGCGGTGGTTGAAGGCTGGCTGGCGGCGCGCCGGCGGGAGTGGGAGGCGCGGCTCGACCGGTTCGACGCCTACGTCAAACAACTCAAGGACAAGGAAGCGGCCCCATGA
- a CDS encoding VOC family protein, protein MRRVTGIGGIFFKAKDAPALQAWYKRHLGIDVQAWGGAAFPWTDAAGSPVAGTTAWSIGPQAGNQFAPSAAAFMVNYRVDDLRALVAALQEEGCQLVGAMEESEYGAFAWVMDPEGNKVELWQPPAGQ, encoded by the coding sequence ATGCGACGCGTCACCGGCATCGGCGGCATCTTCTTCAAGGCCAAGGATGCCCCCGCGCTCCAGGCCTGGTACAAGCGGCACCTGGGCATCGATGTCCAGGCGTGGGGGGGCGCGGCCTTCCCGTGGACCGACGCCGCGGGCAGCCCGGTGGCCGGGACGACGGCCTGGTCGATCGGCCCGCAGGCGGGGAACCAGTTTGCGCCGAGCGCGGCGGCGTTCATGGTCAACTACCGCGTGGACGACCTTCGTGCCCTCGTCGCGGCGTTGCAGGAGGAGGGGTGCCAGCTGGTGGGCGCGATGGAGGAGTCCGAGTACGGCGCCTTTGCCTGGGTGATGGACCCCGAGGGGAACAAGGTGGAGCTCTGGCAACCGCCCGCCGGCCAGTGA
- a CDS encoding DUF2141 domain-containing protein, producing MLILATGGPLRAQAPGIATLTVTVTGVRAELGGELVVALYDRASAWLSPDSARAVQRLVPAGDSAVAVFAGLPFDSSLAIAVIHDRNGNGRMDMRWFPFPKPKEGAGVSRNHQRMGKPRYAEAEFTLYNAEEAQRIALRY from the coding sequence ATGCTGATCCTGGCCACGGGTGGCCCGCTCCGGGCGCAGGCACCCGGGATCGCCACGCTCACGGTCACGGTCACCGGGGTACGGGCCGAGCTGGGGGGCGAGCTCGTCGTCGCGCTGTACGACCGGGCATCGGCGTGGCTGTCGCCCGACTCGGCCCGGGCGGTGCAGCGGCTGGTGCCGGCGGGGGATTCGGCGGTAGCAGTGTTCGCCGGGCTGCCGTTCGACTCCAGCCTGGCGATCGCCGTGATCCACGACCGGAACGGCAACGGCCGGATGGACATGCGCTGGTTTCCCTTCCCCAAGCCGAAGGAGGGCGCGGGGGTGTCGCGGAACCACCAGCGCATGGGGAAACCGCGGTACGCGGAGGCGGAATTCACGCTGTACAACGCGGAAGAGGCGCAGCGGATCGCGCTGCGCTACTAG